In Sander vitreus isolate 19-12246 chromosome 7, sanVit1, whole genome shotgun sequence, a genomic segment contains:
- the LOC144521244 gene encoding inactive dipeptidyl peptidase 10, whose translation MIATTQQNMTTELDLGSSDGPPRNWKGIGIAMVVILAVMSLVILSVILLTPDASKLLLRSHLTMEDLESEEFKVHDPCVAWLNENEVALRTREGHVLSFSLNSNLTSTLVDNSSLDLTTTKFQVSADKMFVLLAYNIRPVFSQSFTASYAFYNVANGDVLELNPPEREKAVLQYASWGPQGSQLAYVFEGDIYYKSSVTSKALRLTTTDLEQNVVNGLSDWTYEEEVLLTYVAHWWSMDGARLAYLTINNSATPVMEIPHFLGGLYPSNVLFPYPKAGSSIPSVSLFVVNLYGPAHTLEMMPPDSLRARDSYISMVTWISSTRLAVRWLNRAQNQSVLCVCEATTGACSEKHKMTMDIMQNQRQDVPLFSADGSVFYTILPAKQGARGEFHHIAGLSALPAIPSVPPRFLTSGSWDVSLLCSLDEKAGKIYFLSAEESRQSRHLYSVDLDGVFQRQCISCNLIDGCRFFKAQFSPNQTHFTLYCLGPGIPKVTVHSTKDPYRYVVLEDNSPLSKALEDKRLPETLFRTLPADNHDVHLKLSLPQGYEANLHPLLIIVDGVPGCQSVTEEFVLEWPQVLSGTHNVALAWVDGRSGVGRGQKTTTVDPRKLGSVRVKDYLGVVELLMQLPYIDDRRMVLYGKAFGGYLTLKMLAATDKLFQCAAAMAPVTDFRLYSAAFSERYLGLPAKEEHAYSTTSLLEEVNKLKDENFLILHGTADARVHFHHTAELLSRLVRVEANYSLQLYPDEGHILREPRSIQHFQRTVVNYLQGCLKHSNLLDPVEDPEEEDD comes from the exons CCCCTGTGTGGCATGGTTGAACG AAAACGAAGTGGCTCTCCGCACCAGAGAAGGACACGTCCTGTCCTTCAGCCTCAACAGCAACCTCACCTCGACTCTGGTGGACAACAGCTCCCTG GACCTGACCACTACTAAATTCCAAGTGTCTGCAGACAAGATGTTTGTCCTCTTGGCGTATAACATTCGACCG GTGTTCTCTCAGTCCTTCACAGCCTCCTATGCTTTCTACAATGTGGCTAATGG gGATGTGCTGGAGCTTAACCCtccggagagagagaaagcagtgcTACAATATGCTTCCTGGGGGCCTCAGGGGAGCCAGCTG gccTATGTGTTTGAAGGAGATATCTACTACAAGTCGAGTGTGACCAGCAAAGCCCTGCGTCTCACAACCACCGACCTGGAGCAGAATGTGGTGAACGGGTTGTCTGACTGGACTTATGAAG AGGAAGTGCTCTTGACATATGTTGCCCACTGGTGGTCTATGGATGGGGCCCGGCTGGCGTACCTCACCATCAACAACTCTGCCACACCTGTGATGGAAATACCTCACTTCTTAGGGGGTCTCTACCCCTCAAATGTGCTCTTCCCCTACCCAAAG GCTGGCTCAAGTATCCCATCAGTCAGTCTGTTTGTGGTGAATCTGTACGGTCCAGCTCACACTCTGGAGATGATGCCTCCTGACTCCCTCAGGGCCAG AGACAGCTACATCTCCATGGTGACTTGGATTAGCAGCACCCGCCTCGCAGTTCGTTGGCTGAACCGTGCCCAGAACCAATCAGTGCTGTGCGTCTGCGAGGCTACCACAGGGGCATGCTCAGAG aaacacaaaatgaccaTGGACATAATGCAAAACCAACGGCAG GACGTGCCATTGTTTTCAGCAGACGGCTCTGTGTTTTATACAATCCTGCCAGCAAAACAGGGCGCTCGTGGAGAGTTTCACCACATCGCCGGTCTTTCAGCCCTG CCTGCCATCCCCTCCGTCCCTCCTCGCTTCCTGACATCAGGGAGCTGGGACGTCAGCTTGCTCTGCAGCCTCGACGAGAAGGCTGGAAAAAT CTATTTCCTGAGTGCAGAAGAATCCAGACAAAGCAGACACCTTTACAG TGTGGACCTGGATGGAGTGTTTCAGCGCCAGTGCATCTCCTGTAACCTCATAGATGGATGTCGCTTCTTTAAAGCTCAATTTAGCCCCAATCAAACCCACTTCACTCTCTACTGTCTAG GCCCAGGAATCCCTAAAGTGACAGTTCACAGTACAAAGGACCCCTACA GATACGTCGTCTTGGAGGATAACAGCCCTCTGTCTAAAGCTCTGGAGGACAAGAGGCTCCCTGAGACTCTGTTTAGGACACTCCCAGCAGACAACCATG ATGTACACCTGAAGCTATCTCTACCGCAGGGTTACGAGGCCAACCTGCACCCTCTCCTCATCATTGT GGATGGCGTTCCTGGCTGTCAGTCGGTGACAGAGGAATTTGTTCTTGAATGGCCTCAGGTCCTCTCGGGAACACACAATGTGGCTTTGGCATGGGTGGACGGCAGGAGTGGGGTTGGCCGTGGACAGAAGACCACCACTGTGGATCCACGCAAGCTTGGCTCAGTTAGAGTCAAAGATTATCTGGGAGTTGTCGA GTTGTTGATGCAACTGCCTTATATTGACGATCGTCGGATGGTCCTCTATGGCAAg GCATTTGGAGGTTATTTAACTCTCAAGATGTTAGCTGCAACAGATAAACTCTTTCAATGCGCAGCCGCTATGGCACCGGTAACTGACTTCAGGCTTTATA GTGCTGCATTCTCAGAGAGGTATCTAGGCcttccagcaaaggaggagcaCGCTTACTCT ACTACCTCTTTGCTGGAGGAGGTTAACAAGCTGAAAGATGAGAATTTCCTTATTCTACATGGAACTGCAGATG CGAGGGTACACTTCCACCACACCGCTGAGCTCCTGAGCCGACTGGTGAGGGTGGAAGCCAATTACTCACTGCAGCTGTACCCAGACGAGGGCCACATTCTGAGAGAGCCACGCAGCATCCAGCACTTCCAGCGGACAGTGGTGAACTACCTCCAAGGCTGCTTGAAGCACAGCAACCTCCTAGATCCTGTAGAGGATCCCGAGGAAGAAGATGATTGA
- the cs gene encoding citrate synthase, mitochondrial, which yields MSFLTVSRLAPKLLNSKNATYFLVAARNASATTTNLKDVLADLIPKEQTRIKNFKQQYGKTNIGQINVDMVYGGMRGMKGLVYETSVLDPDEGIRFRGYSIPECQKLLPAAPGGEEPLPEGLFWLLVTGQVPTEEQVNWVSKEWAKRAALPSHVVTMLDNFPTNLHPMSQFSAAITALNSESSFARAYSEGVHKSKYWEFVYEDSMDLIAKLPCIAAKIYRNLYREGSSIGAIDSNLDWSHNFSNMLGYSDAQFTELMRLYLTIHSDHEGGNVSAHTSHLVGSALSDPYLSFSAAMNGLAGPLHGLANQEVLVWLTALQQELGGEVSDEKMRDYIWNTLKSGRVVPGYGHAVLRKTDPRYTCQREFALKHLPNDPMFKMVAQLYKIVPNVLLEQGKAKNPWPNVDAHSGVLLQYYGMTEMNYYTVLFGVSRALGVLAQLVWSRALGFPLERPKSMSTDGLMTLVGAKSG from the exons atgtcctTTCTGACTGTGAGCAGGTTAGCACCTAAGCTACTCAATTCAAAG AATGCCACCTACTTCCTTGTGGCTGCCAGAAATGCCAGCGCGACAACAACA AATCTGAAGGATGTTCTGGCAGACCTCATCCCTAAAGAACAGACCAGGATCAAGAACTTTAAACAACAGTATGGCAAAACCAACATAGGACAGATTAACGTTGACATG GTCTATGGAGGTATGAGGGGGATGAAGGGCCTGGTGTATGAGACCTCTGTGTTGGACCCTGATGAG GGCATCCGTTTCCGGGGCTACAGCATTCCAGAGTGTCAGAAGTTGCTGCCTGCAGCTCCCGGAGGTGAGGAGCCGCTGCCCGAGGGCCTCTTCTGGCTGCTGGTCACGGGGCAAGTGCCCACCGAGGAGCAG GTGAACTGGGTGTCCAAAGAGTGGGCAAAGAGAGCAGCACTTCCCTCTCACGTTGTCACCATGTTGGATAATTTCCCCACAAACCTTCACCCCATGTCTCAGTTCAGTGCTGCCATCACAGCTCTGAACAGCGAGAGCAGCTTTGCACGGGCCTACTCTGAGGGTGTCCACAAGTCCAAGTACTGGGAG TTTGTCTATGAAGACTCCATGGACCTGATTGCCAAGCTGCCCTGCATTGCTGCCAAGATCTACCGCAACCTGTACCGCGAAGGCAGCAGCATCGGAGCCATCGACTCGAACCTGGACTGGTCCCACAACTTCAGCAACATGCTGGGCTACAGCGATGCCCAGTTCACTGAGCTGATGAGGCTCTACCTCACCATCCACAG TGACCACGAAGGGGGCAATGTCAGTGCCCACACCAGCCACTTGGTGGGTAGTGCCCTGTCTGATCCCTACCTGTCCTTCAGTGCTGCCATGAATGGTCTGGCTGGTCCTCTGCATGGCCTGGCCAATCAG GAGGTGCTAGTGTGGCTGACCGCCCTGCAGCAGGAGTTGGGCGGAGAGGTGTCTGATGAGAAGATGAGGGATTATATCTGGAACACACTGAAGTCTGGGAGG GTTGTGCCAGGCTATGGCCATGCTGTCCTGAGGAAGACTGACCCACGTTACACCTGCCAGCGTGAGTTTGCCCTGAAGCACCTGCCCAACGACCCCATGTTCAAGATGGTCGCCCAGCTTTACAAGATTGTGCCCAACGTGCTCCTGGAGCAGGGCAAGGCCAAGAACCCCTGGCCCAATGTGGACGCCCACAGCGGAGTGCTGCTGCAG TACTATGGAATGACTGAGATGAATTACTACACTGTgctgttcggtgtgtcccgaGCCCTCGGCGTGCTGGCTCAGCTGGTGTGGAGTAGAGCCCTGGGCTTCCCCTTGGAGCGCCCCAAGTCCATGAGCACAGATGGACTGATGACACTGGTGGGAGCCAAGTCAGGCTGA